GCTCTGAAATAGTGGGGGTAGAAGAGCCCTGAAAGTTTTTGAGTAGGAGATTGACAGCTGATTCGTGCTTTTAAAGGTTCCTTCTGCTACTGTATAGAAGatagaaaagaagaaatatggaGTTAGGAAGCTGTTGCACCTGTGTGGTGAGAAGTGGTGATGGAGGATGGCATTTGACATTTGAGACACTGTCAGGTGCCTTCAGCAGTGTGAAGGCCTGGCCTGCAGGTCTGCAGATGGGTTGGACTTGGGATGTCAGTGGAAGAGCAGGGAGTTCATATTGCAGTCTGGTCTGAACAGATGAAGTAATGTGGCCTCGCTACAGAAGGGGCAGATTGGAAGAGCAACCTCTGTTCTGAAGTTTGACCCATTAGTTTGAGAAGCTGAGCGCATCCAAGTGCAGGCATCAGGTTGGGAGCTGTCAGGTGCGGGAGCAGGGAGAGAGCCAGGCTGTAGGTAGAAGTGCGTGTCGTCTTCAGTGGATGGGTCTGTCTCCTCAGAGGCTGTGCCCGCCCCTCACTTGAGTGGAGATGGAGAGGAGATCTGAGCACTGAGCTTAGTGTATGGGAGGGTTGGGGATCGTCGGAGGACACCAGGAGGGAGTTATGGTAAGAAAGGGGTAGTCAGGAGAGGTTGTCCAAGAAGCCCATTGACAGGGTGACCTCCAGAGGGGCAAGTCAGTGGCTGGCAGGTATGGACAGGGATTGAGTTGCGTGAGCATCCATGGCTGGGCCCACTGAGCTGACATGGTGGACTGCGAGGGTGAGAGTGCTGGAGTGAGTTCAGTGAGAAGAAAACGTGGAGAAATGAGCACCGTGACCCTGTGTTGCTGCAGGGGAGAGCGTGGGTGGAGCTGGAGGAGAATAGAGTTAGGAAGTTGGGGGTATTTTTTGGTGGTTGTTTATGTGGTACTATGGATAGAACCCTtatgtgctttaccactaagctacatcccagacttttttactttttattttgcgacagggtctcactgagtggcctgagttggcctcaaacttgagacccTCTTGTCTCAACCTtctgagtatctgggattatagCTGTGTACCACCATATCCCacctgtttttattcttttttggtatcggggattgaactcaggagcacttaccactgagccatatccccagccttttttaatattttatttagagacagggtctcactgagtggtttAGTACCTcacaattgcagaggctggctttgaactcatgatcctcctacctcagcctcctgatccactgggattacaggtgtgcaccaccgtgccaccACAGCGTCTCACTGTGCTGCCCAGGCTGGTCCcagactcctgggctcaagtgatcctcctgcttcacctTCCCAGTGGGTAGGAGTATAGGCACATGACAAAGGTTTTTAGGTGGGTGGAAACACTGTGTTGCTGTATCCTGGTGGGAATGGTGGGCTGGAGGGATCATGGGACTTAGATTGCAGAGAGGAAGTGAATTATGACTGGGGGAACTCCAGCTGGGTCAAGGACAACTTCACAGAGCAAGAGGTAGGCGGGGGAGTGGACCTTCTGTCCCACTGCTTACCGTTTCTTATTGAAGAGGAGAAGCCAAGTTATCATCTAAAGGACAGAAGGGAGTGATGGACATGATTTTAGAGGAAGCACAAGGGAGTATAGAGCATTCTTGCAGCTCTCGGTCCCCAGGCAGTATGAGCACACCCACAGGTCAGCAGGCAAGCTAAATGTGACCAGAGCTGGGTCCCACACCAGCTGGTAGGTGTGAAAGGGCAGGGGAATTGGGATTATATGAAGAGGCTGACTGTACAGGCATCCCTAGGTGCTGGAGATGCCAAAATGGGCGGATATACTTAGTTCCTGTTGTAATATCGTATTTGCTGTAGCCTATGCATAACCTCCAAATACTTTAAATTACTTCATGTTATTTATACTTAACACATGCAAATAGTTATTCTATATTTTTTGAGGGAATAATGCGAGAAAAATGTCTGCATATGTTCCATActcaattttacattttaaatacgtTTGATATGAGGTTGGTTGGAGTGTGGATGCGAATCTCAGGATGAACAGGCAGCTGTGTGAAGTGATGAGAACGGTCGGGTACACCAGGGCAGGAAGCAGGAGCCGTTTCAGCTGCCATGGATCTAGTGCTACAGACCTAGGTGGTAAAATCACAGAAAGTACAGGACTGGAAAATACTAGTCCTGACTGGACTCCTGCTTCACATCACTGCAGGTGAGGACGCGGTAGCTGTTGCTAGTGTAGTGACTGTACGGGAGGGAGTGTCACGTGGCTGCAGTACCGGGAGCCTTGGGTCCTTACTGGGTCCTCAGACAGAAGGCCGCACGGGAAGGAAAGAGAGACAGTGAAGAGAAGGCCGGGCTGATACACTTAATAGTCCGGGAATATACGTCTTGACTTTTGACTAGAGTTCCAGCCATATTCCTACCTCCTGCGACCCACCCAGAGCACACCAAGGGTCACCGGGGGTCCTCACCACAGAACCCCCTGTCCTGGAGTTGGATGTGTCGGAGGTGGACCTACAGAGAAGCCTTTCTACATGGAGGTGGATGGTGGGTGAGATGAGCACACATAGTGGAGGAGGGTTGGGAGTGTGAGCAGAGGAAACTCTTCCTCTCCCACTTGCAGCGTCTGAGCTAGTCTTGCACCTGCTTCAgcaccttcctgttaaccaagggaAAGATGATCTTTTTCTGTCgtttcagattctgcataggaGCTGGTAACAAGAAGGTTGACTTTGAAACTTGAATTCCTGAGGATGAAAATTCACATAATATGATGTCAGACAAACTGACAGTGATGGAGCCCCCTGCCCCTGAATCTGGGGAAGTCCAGGAAGCCAGATTAGGGCAGCTATtgagaaacccagaagggcagagcctggagagtcctccctctcaGGAGGGGGACTTCAGGCAGGTGACAGTGACCCActggaaaatccaaacaggagAGACAGCCCAGGTGTGCGTTAAGTCAGGAAGAGACACTGTTCTGAACTCAAACATTCTTATACTTCAGAGGGAGCTCATAGAAGGGGAGGCACATCCTTGCGATATTTGTGGCAAAAGCTTCCCTTTTAATTCAGACCTAATTAAACATCAGATTTCTCATACTGGGGAGAAGTCTTACACATGGGATCACTGTGGGAAAGGCTCTGGGCAGACCCCACAGCTCCCTGAGCATCAGAGGGTCCACACTGGAGACGGACTCTGTGTGTGCAATGTGTGtgggaaagacttcatccactatgcagACCTAATTGAGCATCAGCGAGTGCACGTGGGAGAAAAACCTTTCAAGTGTGCTCAGTGTGGGAAAGCCTTCTGTCACAGCTCCGACTTGCTCCGGCACCAGAGGGTTCACACCAGAGAGAGGCCCTTTGAGTGCAAAgagtgtgggaaaggcttcagtcAGAGCTCCTTACTCATTCGCCATCAGAGAATACACACAGGAGAAAGGCCCTATGAGTGCAACGAGTGTGGGAAGTCCTTCATCAGGAGCTCGAGCCTCATTCGGCACTACCAGGTGCACACTGAAGTGAGGCAGTACGagtgcagagactgtgggaaggcCTTCCGCCATCGCTCGGACCTTGTTGAGCATCAGAGGATTCACACTGGAGAGAGGCCCTTTGAGTGCAGTGAGTGTGGGAAAGCCTTTATTCGGAGTTCAAAGCTTATTCagcaccagagaattcatactggagaacgGCCGTATGTGTGCAATGAGTGTGGGAAGCGTTTCAGCCAGACATCCAACTTCACTCAGCATCAGAGAATCCACACTGGGGAGAAACTCTATGAGTGTAACGAGTGTGGGAAGGCCTTCTTTCTGAGTTCTTACCTTATCCGTCACCAGAAAATCCACACTGGTGAGCGGGTATATGAATGTAAAGAGTGTGGGAAGGCTTTTCTGCAGAAAGCCCACCTCACTGAACATCAGAAGATCCACACTGGGGACAGACCTTTTGAATGCAAagactgtgggaaagccttcATCCAGAGCTCCAAGCTGCTGCTGCACCAGATTgtccacactggagagaagccctatgtgtGCAGCTTctgtgggaaaggcttcatccaGAGGTCAAACTTCCTTCAGCACCAGAAGATGCATACGGAGGAGAAGCTCTACGAGTATAGTCAGCATGGGAAGGGCTGTGCCCCACCCCCAGACTTTGTGCACCAGGAGGGCCTTTCTCTGGATGAGGCCCCCATGCATTTGGCTAAGAGAGCCAAAGGACAGGGGGATTGTGCAGATAGTGTATAGAAGATCACTCTGGCTCTGGGAGTGGTGTTTGGTAATGGGTGGACTTAGCATTCGTGTGACTTGTGAGATTTGGATGTGTAGTTTCCTTGATCTAGACAGCctggttttggagtggactgccacCAGGGCAGGAGAACTGAAGAACCTGGTGGCTGGCCCTGAGCTGGGGTGGGCTAGGGGTGGGAAGGTCGTCTCAAGGAAAGGTAGAGATTTTCCTCACAATCGACCCACACTTGAGCTAAATCGTTTAAGTGTAGAGCTGagggtctaatcctgttactcaagaGAGAGTTACCTATCAGAAAGACTGAAGAGAGAGATTCACAGAACCAAGCCCTGCCCCGCCCTAAGGTCTCTGCTCCTTTACCACTCAGCTTCTGGCCAGGCAGGTGAAACATGCTATttcccatgttctccaggttGTTTCTGCCTctgttctttgaagggtcttcctTGCCCTGCTGATTCCTGATCACTGTGCGAGGCTCCCTGGGCGTCACATTAAGCCGAGTTTCCCTGGTGCTTAGCCAGGCAGGCTCCATGCTTCTCTGGCTCAGTGCTCCCTCTGCTACTGTACTTCTTTGATGTACCAGAATCATGAATTCTCTCCCCTCACACTCAGTTCCTTTATGTGTCCCCAGTGTCTGGCACATGGCAATAAAAAACACCCCCAGATCTGGGTGTAATAGCCATTGACttttattgctacttttaatgttagCATATTCTTTGTTCATCTGGCACCAGTGTGATCTGTTGTGCTGGAGGTGTCTTCTCTTGTGTCCTAGCAGCTCCAAGATTAATTTGTCTTTTGTCATTTCCTTGCTCACATTGTCATTTGTgagatttgaaaaaaatatattgaggTCTAAAGAGAATAATCCTAGATAATGGAAAAAACGAGTAAGGCATTATCCATCCCAAAGCCACTGAATGCAGTGGGGAGGACAGATCTGGTGTATGACTGGTGTGTCGAAATAGAAGAGTGTTCTGGGCCCTGTAGGACCTTAGGTAAGAAGGAGACTGTTATTGTCACATGGATCTGGAAGGCTTCACAGAGGAGGGACATTTTAGCTGCTCCACAGAGGGTAGTGGGTGCTTGTCAGCTAGAGGAGGAGAAATGACCTGGGGGAGGGAATCCCAGTGGACAGGCAGACAGGATTGCCATGTGGTTGGGCTGTCAGAACCAGGAAGTTCAGCTGGCTCTGAGGTGGTACAGAACAACTCTCGCCCATAAGGACACAGTTTGAGTTCTTAACACGTTCTAGTGACCCTGGAAGCCTTGAAGGGGCGGGCCATTCTAAACAGACTACACAGAGTCCACTTCCTGGAAAATGCCATCACTTGATGTTGCAGACAGTCAAGAAAGGGGCATTACTGGCCACTTTAACCGGGACAAGGAAACCCCCACACCTGTGTAACCACCCCCACAATTAAAAAGACATCTTTTATCCAAAAGTTTCCACTTGCTCTTGCCAGCCAGCTGCACCCCAGCCCCAGTAACCACTGTGTCAGTGAAGGTTAGTGTTGCTTGTCCTAGAGCCCCACCTACATGAGTGCAGCCGGTGACGTGTGGAAATGGAAGTGTGTTCACTTCTGTTCCTAGTGCATACTCTTGTCCCTTAGACTCAACAGGTTATGTTTTAGTGGTCCTCTTTGTCAAGTGGTGTTTCACTGCATGGAAAATTTGTCATTTGTTTATTCATCCATCTATTGGAAATTTGAGTTTCCACTTTGggctcttaaaaataaaattgctgggaatgtagctcagtggtggagtgcttgcctagcatgctcaaggtctGGGGATCATCCCCAGTACCAGGGCAGGTGGAGGGAGAATAAAACTGCTGTGAACATTTGTGTAAATGTATTTATTTGCACATGGGGTTTTCTTTTGGGTGAATACCTACAGCTTCTATTGCCAAGTTTTAAGATAATTGTTCATTCAGGCGCTCTAACAAAACACCCTGAGCTGGGAGGGCTTATGAACAATAGGAATTCATTTcttgtggctctggaggctgggaagtgcaAGGTCAAGTGCAGGCAGATTTGGTGAGGGTCCTCCTCCATAGATGGGTGTCCTGTGACCCCCCACGGCAAGAAGAACAAGGGGTTTTCTCTGGCCTTTCACAGTTCATTTGGGAAGACTCTGGACGTATGATCATCTCAAAGGCCTCACCTCCTCATACCACCACTTGGGGGGTTGGGATTTCAGCATAAATATGGGGTGTTCTAAACAGTCCATTGCCATGAAAGTGTTTTGGGTGGGGAATCCCAACAGTCTCCTGTGGCCCGTCTTCTCTTCCTGCCAACACTGGGTGCTGTCACCATCTCGCCTGGGGTGGGGTTGATTTGCCTGCTGAAGGGTGCCCAGCGCCTGTCTGCACCATCTTTTGTGATGTGTCTGTCCAGgttttttgctcatttttaaggtgggttgtctttcttgctttttgtgctagggattgaactcgggaagCTCCACCCCTGAGTGGCGCCAGGCCTTTCTATATTttgttctgagacagggtctccctaagttgctgaggctggccttgaacttgtgctcctcctacctccagctcctaagtagctgggattacaggtgtcctcCACTATACCtggacagatttttaaaaacttttttttattaaacctaatttattggagtctttatttatttatatatggtgctgagaatcaaacccagtgtctcacacatgtcaggcaagcactccaccactgagctgtgaGCCCAGCCGTATCAGAATCTTTTCTAGCTAATTAGtgatttttaagttttaagaaGTATTTGCTGCTGGGTGTAGtgacccacacctgtaatcccagtaactctggagctgaggcaggagaatctcaaattcaaggccagcctcggcaatttagtgaaatcctgttttttttttttttttaaaaaaagaaaaggctggGTATAACTCAGTAATACAGCACCCCAGGTTTAATTTCTaggctgaaaaacaaaaaatatttgcctgcttAAGGCCATTGCTGTTTTCTTATGTGGTTGAATGTGGAACTTTGACCATTTTGCCTTTTGCAGTTAGGTCCACAACCCTCCTGGAGCTCATTTTCATTTTCAGTGTGTGGTCAGCCTCTCACCCTTGTGGGCAGCTGCTGTGTCTGCACTGTGTGTTGGGAGACTTCTTTCCCGTATAGTGAGCTTCTCTACCTTTGGAAAGCTTTAGTGTCATGTTCGAGTGGCTGCTGCTTTATCTCAATGTGGTACTTGATTCACGTAGTTTTATAACAGGTATTGGAAGTTGTTcgtttttattattttccaagaTTGTTTTGACTATTCTAGGTGCTTTGCATTTTCCTACAAA
This genomic interval from Callospermophilus lateralis isolate mCalLat2 chromosome 16, mCalLat2.hap1, whole genome shotgun sequence contains the following:
- the Znf623 gene encoding zinc finger protein 623, translating into MMSDKLTVMEPPAPESGEVQEARLGQLLRNPEGQSLESPPSQEGDFRQVTVTHWKIQTGETAQVCVKSGRDTVLNSNILILQRELIEGEAHPCDICGKSFPFNSDLIKHQISHTGEKSYTWDHCGKGSGQTPQLPEHQRVHTGDGLCVCNVCGKDFIHYADLIEHQRVHVGEKPFKCAQCGKAFCHSSDLLRHQRVHTRERPFECKECGKGFSQSSLLIRHQRIHTGERPYECNECGKSFIRSSSLIRHYQVHTEVRQYECRDCGKAFRHRSDLVEHQRIHTGERPFECSECGKAFIRSSKLIQHQRIHTGERPYVCNECGKRFSQTSNFTQHQRIHTGEKLYECNECGKAFFLSSYLIRHQKIHTGERVYECKECGKAFLQKAHLTEHQKIHTGDRPFECKDCGKAFIQSSKLLLHQIVHTGEKPYVCSFCGKGFIQRSNFLQHQKMHTEEKLYEYSQHGKGCAPPPDFVHQEGLSLDEAPMHLAKRAKGQGDCADSV